The Hymenobacter baengnokdamensis genome includes a region encoding these proteins:
- a CDS encoding Lrp/AsnC family transcriptional regulator, protein MPRTYELDDIDRRILSLLVQDAKLPYSEIARQLRVSGGTIHSRMTRLEELGIVRGATLDLDLQKVGFGIQAFLGIFLLKSSYCDTVIAQLRDIPEVISVHFTTGSYNLFARLACRDTQHLRNVLHDLVQQIEGVERTETLISLEEVFSRAVQLEDATAPVAE, encoded by the coding sequence ATGCCCCGTACCTACGAACTAGATGACATTGACCGCCGCATTCTGAGTCTGCTGGTGCAGGATGCCAAGCTGCCGTATTCCGAAATAGCTCGACAGCTTCGCGTTTCGGGGGGCACCATTCACAGCCGGATGACGCGTCTGGAGGAATTAGGTATAGTGCGCGGGGCCACCCTCGACCTCGACCTGCAAAAGGTGGGCTTCGGCATTCAGGCTTTTTTAGGCATCTTTCTGCTCAAAAGCTCTTATTGCGATACGGTTATTGCGCAGCTGCGCGATATTCCGGAGGTTATCAGCGTGCACTTTACCACGGGCAGCTACAACCTGTTTGCCCGCCTGGCCTGCCGCGATACCCAGCACCTGCGCAACGTGCTGCACGACCTGGTGCAGCAGATAGAAGGCGTGGAGCGCACCGAAACCCTGATTTCGCTGGAAGAAGTATTCAGCCGCGCCGTGCAGCTGGAAGACGCTACTGCTCCGGTAGCTGAGTAG